One Comamonas endophytica DNA window includes the following coding sequences:
- a CDS encoding FKBP-type peptidyl-prolyl cis-trans isomerase: protein MTRFIPAALIAAAFLATAAQAAEPVTTSSGLVYQSLKEGTGATPTARDTVRVHYRGYFPDTGKEFDSSIQRGQPIDFPLNGVIPCWTEGLQKMKVGGKAKLTCPASIAYGSRGAGGVIPPNATLNFEVELLQVKGK from the coding sequence ATGACCCGATTCATTCCCGCCGCACTGATCGCGGCTGCCTTCCTCGCCACGGCCGCCCAGGCGGCCGAGCCCGTCACCACCAGCAGCGGCCTGGTCTACCAGAGCCTCAAGGAAGGCACGGGCGCCACCCCCACGGCGCGCGATACGGTGCGCGTGCATTACCGCGGCTACTTTCCCGATACCGGCAAGGAATTCGACAGTTCCATCCAGCGTGGCCAGCCGATCGACTTCCCGCTCAACGGCGTGATTCCCTGCTGGACCGAGGGGCTGCAGAAGATGAAGGTCGGCGGCAAGGCCAAGCTGACCTGCCCGGCATCGATTGCCTATGGCAGCCGCGGCGCGGGCGGGGTGATCCCGCCCAACGCGACCCTGAATTTCGAGGTCGAGCTGCTTCAGGTCAAAGGCAAGTAA
- a CDS encoding aminotransferase class V-fold PLP-dependent enzyme encodes MPGLLPEIDPDGLLEFSVVYTDRALNHMSQRFVGVMQDILGTLKEVYAAQTAVLVPGSGTFGMEAVARQFANGEKVLIVRNGWFSYRWTQIFEAGRLAVGEEAVVCKARKQGEGAQDPWAPCEAEVVAQAILQERPKVVFAPHVETASGILLPDDYLRTVAEAAHAVGALFVLDCVASGAMWVDMRQTGVDVLISAPQKGWSSSPCCAMVMLSARAREAIEHTQSSSFACDLKKWMQIAEGYEKGQHAYHATMPTDALVRLRDVMLETRAYGFEAVKQEQIALGAKVRALLESRGFPSVAAPGFEAPGVVVSYTTDPEIQSGRKFLQVGLQTASGVPLQCDEGPDFRSFRIGLFGLEKWHHVDRTVEHLGAALDALGIPAA; translated from the coding sequence ATGCCAGGACTTTTGCCCGAGATCGATCCCGATGGATTGCTCGAGTTCTCGGTGGTCTATACCGACCGCGCTCTCAACCACATGTCGCAGCGTTTCGTCGGCGTGATGCAGGACATCCTGGGCACGCTCAAGGAAGTCTATGCGGCCCAGACGGCGGTGCTGGTGCCGGGCAGCGGAACCTTCGGCATGGAAGCCGTGGCGCGCCAGTTCGCCAACGGCGAGAAGGTGCTGATCGTGCGCAACGGCTGGTTCAGCTACCGCTGGACGCAGATCTTCGAGGCCGGCCGCCTGGCGGTGGGCGAGGAGGCCGTGGTCTGCAAGGCACGCAAGCAGGGCGAGGGCGCGCAGGACCCGTGGGCGCCGTGCGAGGCCGAGGTGGTGGCGCAGGCCATCCTGCAGGAAAGGCCCAAGGTGGTCTTTGCGCCGCACGTGGAAACCGCCAGCGGCATCCTGCTGCCCGATGACTACCTGCGCACCGTGGCCGAGGCCGCGCATGCGGTCGGGGCGCTGTTCGTGCTCGACTGCGTGGCCTCGGGCGCGATGTGGGTCGACATGCGGCAAACCGGCGTGGACGTGCTGATCTCGGCGCCGCAAAAGGGCTGGAGCAGCTCGCCCTGCTGCGCGATGGTCATGCTCAGCGCGCGCGCCCGCGAGGCCATCGAACACACGCAGAGCTCGAGCTTTGCCTGCGACCTGAAGAAGTGGATGCAGATCGCCGAGGGCTATGAGAAGGGCCAGCATGCCTATCACGCGACCATGCCCACTGACGCCTTGGTACGGCTGCGCGACGTGATGCTCGAGACGCGCGCCTATGGCTTCGAGGCCGTGAAGCAGGAGCAGATCGCGCTGGGCGCCAAGGTGCGCGCGCTGCTCGAATCGCGCGGCTTCCCCAGCGTCGCGGCGCCGGGCTTCGAGGCGCCGGGCGTGGTGGTGAGCTACACCACCGACCCGGAGATCCAGAGCGGCAGGAAATTCCTGCAGGTCGGCCTGCAGACCGCCTCGGGCGTGCCGCTGCAGTGCGACGAAGGCCCGGATTTCCGCAGCTTCCGCATCGGCCTGTTCGGGCTGGAGAAGTGGCACCATGTGGACCGCACCGTCGAGCATCTGGGCGCCGCGCTCGATGCGCTGGGCATTCCTGCCGCCTGA
- a CDS encoding glycosyl hydrolase family 79 C-terminal domain-containing protein translates to MPTTFPLHFPPLRSLAWTLAGAALLAGCQHAPKTYTHPALSAQPARIDAGQSARLSWDAPVGSSLRMSGLTATPPGAVLVHPAQTTTYTLSGPAPSGDPISASTTVEVRPAAQPLASLRIEGHPVGSPIAEGFLGLAQGAGAADGRNRQLLRNLENYGGGPLRAGAPGTGTCPAVDQLAHAEPPRSAVRCTAAADAAHGAASALWTAEMLLDYAQWGAAGVNLQGPLQDARDVGPGYYGMLFFAQFAGAQGRWLATQLETSVRLRAWAVRDERNQSVRVALIHRDPGESGTVDVQLPAGMRQAVVTRLTTAAPLRLAGQTFDGSRDGRPIGTAYGEILQADENGQVVLSLPASSAALLTLTP, encoded by the coding sequence ATGCCCACAACCTTCCCCCTGCACTTTCCGCCCCTGCGCTCCCTGGCCTGGACGCTGGCAGGCGCCGCGCTGCTGGCCGGCTGCCAGCATGCCCCGAAGACCTACACCCACCCCGCGCTGTCCGCGCAGCCGGCGCGCATCGACGCGGGCCAGAGCGCACGGCTGTCCTGGGACGCGCCCGTGGGCAGCAGCCTGCGCATGAGCGGCCTCACCGCAACCCCGCCCGGCGCCGTGCTCGTGCACCCGGCCCAGACCACGACCTATACCCTCAGCGGCCCCGCGCCCAGCGGCGACCCCATCAGCGCCAGCACCACCGTGGAAGTGCGCCCCGCCGCCCAGCCGCTGGCCAGCCTGCGCATCGAGGGGCACCCCGTGGGCAGCCCGATCGCCGAAGGCTTCCTGGGCCTGGCGCAGGGCGCGGGAGCGGCCGACGGCCGCAACCGCCAGCTGCTGCGCAACCTCGAGAACTATGGCGGAGGGCCGCTGCGCGCCGGTGCGCCAGGCACCGGCACCTGTCCCGCTGTGGACCAGCTGGCGCATGCCGAGCCTCCCCGCAGCGCCGTGCGCTGCACGGCCGCGGCCGATGCGGCCCACGGCGCCGCTTCCGCGCTGTGGACCGCGGAGATGCTGCTGGACTATGCCCAGTGGGGCGCGGCCGGCGTGAACCTGCAGGGCCCGCTGCAGGACGCACGGGACGTCGGGCCCGGGTATTACGGCATGCTGTTCTTCGCGCAGTTTGCCGGCGCCCAGGGCCGGTGGCTGGCAACGCAGCTCGAGACCAGCGTGAGACTGCGGGCCTGGGCCGTGCGCGACGAGCGCAACCAGTCGGTGCGCGTCGCGCTGATCCACCGCGACCCGGGAGAGTCAGGCACGGTCGACGTGCAGCTGCCCGCCGGCATGCGCCAGGCCGTGGTCACGCGGCTCACCACCGCCGCGCCCCTGCGCCTGGCCGGCCAGACCTTCGACGGCAGCCGCGACGGCCGACCCATCGGCACCGCCTATGGGGAGATCCTGCAGGCCGATGAAAACGGGCAGGTGGTGCTGTCTCTGCCGGCTTCCAGCGCGGCGCTGCTGACGCTGACGCCGTAG
- a CDS encoding SIS domain-containing protein has protein sequence MLEQRIQQHFIDSADLKYQAAQALSLPIASAVQAMLACVTSGGKVLACGSGPSVTDAQMFAALCVTGFERDRPELAALALTAQGGLLGNLPVSGGGGNAQHYLARQVRALGQAGDLLVVLSVSGDDPCALEAVEAAHERDMMVVVLSGRTGGALAARMRETDVLVCVPHDRAARVREVHALVLHCLCDGVDAQLLGEQEMPL, from the coding sequence ATGCTTGAGCAACGAATCCAACAGCATTTCATCGACAGCGCCGACCTGAAGTACCAGGCGGCGCAGGCGCTGAGTCTCCCAATAGCTTCCGCCGTGCAGGCCATGCTGGCCTGCGTGACCAGTGGCGGCAAGGTACTGGCCTGCGGCAGCGGCCCTTCCGTCACCGACGCGCAGATGTTTGCCGCGCTGTGCGTGACGGGCTTCGAGCGCGACCGGCCCGAGCTGGCCGCGCTGGCGCTGACGGCGCAGGGTGGGCTGCTGGGCAATCTGCCGGTGTCGGGCGGCGGGGGCAATGCACAGCATTACCTGGCGCGCCAGGTGCGCGCGCTGGGCCAGGCCGGCGATCTGCTGGTGGTGCTGTCGGTGAGCGGCGACGACCCCTGCGCGCTCGAGGCGGTGGAAGCCGCGCACGAGCGCGACATGATGGTCGTGGTGCTCAGCGGCCGCACCGGCGGTGCGCTGGCCGCGCGCATGCGCGAGACCGATGTGCTGGTCTGCGTGCCGCACGACCGCGCGGCGCGGGTGCGCGAGGTGCATGCGCTGGTGCTGCATTGCCTGTGCGATGGCGTGGATGCCCAGTTGTTAGGTGAACAGGAGATGCCTTTATGA
- a CDS encoding YggS family pyridoxal phosphate-dependent enzyme, producing the protein MTTIAINLHQIRTRLQQACVDAGRAPDSVALLAVSKTFGPDAVREAALQGQRDFGENYIQEAVEKIAILREMDWEQPALAWHCIGPIQSNKTRLVAEHFDWAHSVDRLKIAQRLSDQRPDGMAPLQVCLQVNPDGGTTKSGVPLEEALALARAVALLPKLQLRGLMAIPDEAGDFAAQCAVHRRVRQLFDSIAASGAPGLAAFDTLSLGMTGDLEAAVQAGSTMVRVGRGIFGGRARAA; encoded by the coding sequence ATGACAACGATTGCTATCAACCTCCACCAGATCCGGACGCGCCTGCAACAGGCCTGTGTGGATGCCGGGCGCGCGCCGGACAGCGTGGCGCTGCTGGCCGTCTCCAAGACCTTCGGCCCCGACGCCGTGCGCGAGGCGGCGCTGCAGGGCCAGCGCGACTTCGGCGAGAACTACATCCAGGAGGCCGTCGAGAAGATCGCCATCCTGCGCGAGATGGACTGGGAACAGCCGGCGCTGGCCTGGCATTGCATCGGGCCGATCCAGAGCAACAAGACACGGCTGGTGGCCGAGCATTTCGACTGGGCGCACAGCGTGGACCGGCTGAAGATCGCGCAGCGCCTGTCCGACCAGCGGCCTGACGGCATGGCGCCGCTGCAGGTCTGCCTGCAGGTCAACCCCGACGGCGGCACGACCAAGTCCGGCGTGCCGCTGGAGGAGGCGCTGGCGCTGGCCCGGGCCGTGGCGCTGTTGCCGAAGCTGCAGCTGCGCGGGCTGATGGCCATTCCCGATGAGGCTGGGGATTTCGCGGCGCAATGCGCGGTGCACCGGCGTGTCAGGCAGCTCTTCGACAGCATTGCCGCCAGCGGCGCCCCGGGCCTGGCGGCGTTCGATACGCTGTCGCTGGGAATGACCGGCGACCTCGAGGCGGCGGTGCAGGCGGGGAGCACGATGGTGCGGGTGGGGCGGGGGATTTTTGGCGGGCGGGCAAGGGCGGCTTGA
- a CDS encoding NAD(P)-dependent oxidoreductase: MSSSAVPPRSVAFLGLGVMGYPMAGHLARAGHRVTVYNRTPAKAAQWCAEYADTPAPRQAATPREAAAGAELVFCCVGNDDDLRSVVLGPQGALAGMAPGAIFVDHTTASAEVARELNAAAQALGLQFIDAPVSGGQAGAQNGQLTVMCGGDATAFATVQPVAMAFARACTLLGDSGAGQLAKMVNQICLAGLIQGLSEAIAFGGRAGLDMAQVLEVIGKGAAQSWQMDQRGKTMIADKFDFGFAVDWMRKDLGLVLDEAKRNGARLPVTALVDQFYADVQQMGGNRWDTSSLIKRLR, encoded by the coding sequence ATGTCTAGCTCTGCCGTACCGCCACGTTCCGTCGCCTTCCTGGGCCTGGGTGTGATGGGCTACCCCATGGCCGGCCACCTGGCGCGCGCCGGCCACCGCGTCACGGTCTACAACCGCACCCCGGCCAAGGCTGCGCAGTGGTGCGCCGAATACGCCGATACTCCGGCGCCGCGCCAGGCGGCCACGCCGCGCGAAGCCGCCGCGGGCGCCGAACTGGTGTTCTGCTGCGTCGGCAATGACGACGACCTGCGCTCGGTCGTGCTCGGTCCCCAGGGCGCACTGGCCGGCATGGCCCCGGGCGCGATCTTCGTCGACCACACGACGGCCTCGGCCGAGGTCGCGCGCGAGCTCAATGCCGCCGCGCAGGCGCTGGGCCTGCAATTCATCGACGCGCCGGTCTCGGGCGGCCAGGCCGGCGCGCAGAACGGCCAGCTCACCGTGATGTGCGGCGGCGACGCCACGGCATTCGCCACGGTGCAGCCCGTGGCCATGGCCTTCGCGCGCGCCTGCACGCTGCTGGGCGACAGCGGCGCGGGCCAGCTGGCGAAGATGGTCAACCAGATCTGCCTGGCCGGGCTGATCCAGGGCCTGTCCGAAGCCATTGCCTTTGGCGGCAGGGCCGGGCTGGACATGGCGCAGGTGCTGGAGGTGATCGGCAAGGGCGCGGCGCAGAGCTGGCAGATGGACCAGCGCGGCAAGACCATGATTGCCGACAAGTTCGACTTCGGCTTTGCCGTCGACTGGATGCGCAAGGACCTGGGCCTGGTGCTCGACGAAGCCAAGCGCAACGGCGCACGGCTGCCGGTCACTGCCCTGGTGGACCAGTTCTATGCCGACGTGCAGCAGATGGGCGGCAACCGCTGGGATACGTCCAGCCTGATCAAACGCCTGCGCTGA
- a CDS encoding PilT/PilU family type 4a pilus ATPase, with translation MERDQASKFINDLLQLMVSRNGSDLFITADFPPAIKVDGKVTKVSPQPLTPLHTLTLARSIMSDKQIADFERTKESNFAISPAGIGRFRVNTFMQQGRIGMVMRTIPMNVPTIDKLGVPQVLKEISLAKRGLCILVGATGSGKSTTLAAMVDWRNENSYGHIITVEDPIEFVHPHKNCVVTQREVGLDTESWDAALKNTLRQAPDVILMGEIRDRETMEHAIAFSETGHLCLATLHANSANQALDRVVNFFPEERRPQLLMDLSLNLRALVSQRLIPKQDGKGRIAAIEVMLNTPLISDLIFKGEVAEIKEVMKKGRELGMQTFDQALFDLFEAQHITYEDALRNADSVNDLRLQIKLNSQRARNLDLSSGTEHFAIV, from the coding sequence ATGGAACGAGACCAGGCCAGTAAATTCATCAACGATCTGCTCCAGCTGATGGTCAGCCGCAATGGCAGCGACCTCTTCATCACCGCCGACTTCCCGCCGGCCATCAAGGTCGACGGCAAGGTCACCAAGGTTTCGCCCCAGCCGCTGACGCCGCTGCACACGCTGACGCTGGCGCGCTCGATCATGAGCGACAAGCAGATCGCCGACTTCGAGCGCACCAAGGAAAGCAACTTCGCGATCTCGCCGGCGGGCATCGGGCGCTTCCGCGTCAACACCTTCATGCAGCAGGGGCGCATCGGCATGGTCATGCGCACCATCCCCATGAACGTGCCGACCATCGACAAGCTCGGCGTGCCGCAGGTGCTCAAGGAAATCTCGCTGGCCAAGCGCGGCCTGTGCATCCTGGTCGGCGCCACAGGCTCGGGCAAGTCGACCACGCTCGCGGCCATGGTCGACTGGCGCAACGAGAACTCCTACGGCCACATCATCACCGTCGAGGACCCTATCGAATTCGTGCACCCGCACAAGAACTGCGTGGTCACCCAGCGCGAGGTCGGCCTCGACACCGAAAGCTGGGACGCGGCGCTAAAGAACACGCTGCGCCAGGCGCCGGACGTGATCCTGATGGGCGAGATACGCGACCGCGAGACCATGGAGCACGCGATCGCGTTCTCCGAGACCGGCCACCTGTGCCTGGCGACGCTGCACGCCAACAGCGCCAACCAGGCGCTGGACCGGGTGGTCAACTTCTTCCCCGAGGAGCGCCGCCCGCAGCTGCTGATGGACCTGTCGCTGAACCTGCGCGCACTGGTGTCGCAGCGCCTGATCCCGAAGCAGGACGGCAAGGGCCGGATCGCGGCCATCGAGGTGATGCTCAACACCCCGCTGATCTCCGACCTGATCTTCAAGGGCGAGGTCGCCGAGATCAAGGAAGTCATGAAAAAGGGCCGCGAGCTGGGCATGCAGACCTTCGACCAGGCGTTGTTCGATCTGTTCGAGGCCCAGCACATCACCTACGAGGATGCGTTGCGCAATGCCGACTCGGTCAACGACCTGCGCCTGCAGATCAAGCTCAACAGCCAGCGCGCGCGCAATCTAGACCTGTCCTCCGGCACAGAGCATTTCGCGATCGTCTGA
- the norR gene encoding nitric oxide reductase transcriptional regulator NorR translates to MTPTHSLLRSLVPLVADLAEDLPERERYRRLLQALRSLLPCDAAALLRLQGEVLEPIAIDGLSSDTLGRRFRVAEHPRLAALLAHRQALRFAPDSPLPDPYDGLVEHAGPLEVHDCMGCALVVGGSTWGLLTLDALAPGRFADPAHLQALQAFSNLAAATVAAAGRMRQLEQSAHDARQRAESWRQAALPDAARRPLLGQSPALRQLQKDIALVAPSELNVLITGETGVGKELVAQAVHAQSLRAGRPLVSVNCAALPDTLVESELFGHVRGAFTGAVGERQGQFERADGGTLFLDEIGELSLAVQAKLLRVLQSGQLQRLGSDREHRVDVRVIAATNRPLEEEVRSGRMRADFFHRLSVYPLAVPPLRERGSDILLLCGYFLEENRSRLGLAVGAQLGTPRLDAAAQSALLSHSWPGNVRELEHLISRGVLKALSRHGKRPRVLTLTVQDLWPDAAGGLAAVPAPAAAPMAEQSLAQGLRSAVEAFERRSIEQALAQHQGNWAAAARTLRMDRANLQRLAKRLGCSLP, encoded by the coding sequence ATGACACCCACCCACAGCCTGTTGCGCAGCCTGGTGCCGCTGGTCGCCGATCTCGCCGAAGACCTGCCCGAACGCGAGCGCTACCGCCGCCTGCTGCAGGCGCTGCGCAGCCTGCTGCCCTGCGACGCGGCGGCGCTGCTGCGCCTGCAGGGCGAGGTGCTGGAGCCGATCGCCATCGACGGCCTGAGCAGCGACACGCTGGGCCGGCGCTTTCGCGTCGCCGAGCATCCGCGCCTGGCCGCACTGCTGGCGCATCGACAGGCGCTGCGCTTCGCGCCGGACAGCCCGCTGCCCGATCCCTACGACGGCCTGGTCGAGCACGCCGGGCCGCTGGAAGTGCACGACTGCATGGGCTGCGCGCTGGTGGTGGGCGGCAGCACCTGGGGTCTGTTGACGCTCGATGCGCTCGCGCCCGGCCGCTTCGCCGACCCGGCGCATCTGCAGGCGCTGCAGGCCTTCAGCAATCTTGCCGCCGCGACGGTGGCCGCCGCCGGACGCATGCGCCAGCTGGAGCAAAGCGCGCACGACGCGCGCCAGCGCGCCGAGAGCTGGCGCCAGGCGGCGCTGCCCGACGCCGCGCGCCGCCCGCTGCTGGGCCAGAGCCCGGCGCTGCGGCAGCTGCAAAAGGACATCGCCCTGGTCGCGCCGAGCGAACTCAACGTGCTGATCACCGGCGAGACCGGCGTGGGCAAGGAGCTGGTGGCCCAGGCGGTGCACGCCCAGTCGCTGCGCGCGGGCCGGCCGCTGGTCAGCGTGAACTGCGCGGCGCTGCCCGACACGCTGGTGGAAAGCGAGCTGTTCGGCCATGTGCGCGGCGCCTTCACCGGCGCCGTCGGCGAGCGCCAGGGCCAGTTCGAGCGCGCCGATGGCGGCACGCTGTTTCTCGACGAGATCGGCGAGCTGTCGCTGGCGGTGCAGGCCAAGCTGCTGCGCGTGCTGCAAAGCGGCCAGCTGCAACGCCTGGGCTCGGACCGCGAACACCGTGTCGACGTGCGCGTCATCGCCGCCACCAACCGGCCGCTCGAGGAAGAAGTGCGCTCGGGCCGCATGCGCGCCGATTTCTTCCACCGGCTCAGCGTCTACCCGCTGGCGGTGCCGCCGCTGCGCGAGCGCGGCAGCGACATCCTGCTGCTGTGCGGCTATTTCCTGGAGGAGAACCGCTCGCGCCTGGGGCTGGCCGTCGGTGCGCAGCTCGGCACCCCGCGGCTGGATGCAGCGGCGCAATCGGCGCTGCTGTCCCATTCCTGGCCCGGCAATGTGCGCGAACTCGAGCACCTGATCAGCCGCGGCGTGCTCAAGGCGCTGAGCCGCCATGGCAAGCGCCCGCGCGTGCTGACGTTGACGGTGCAGGATCTATGGCCCGATGCCGCGGGCGGCCTGGCCGCCGTGCCGGCGCCCGCGGCGGCACCCATGGCCGAGCAAAGCCTGGCGCAGGGCCTGCGCAGCGCCGTCGAAGCCTTCGAGCGCCGCAGCATCGAGCAGGCCCTGGCGCAGCACCAGGGCAACTGGGCGGCCGCGGCGCGAACTCTTCGGATGGACCGGGCAAACCTGCAGCGGCTTGCCAAGCGTCTTGGCTGCAGCCTGCCCTGA
- a CDS encoding Crp/Fnr family transcriptional regulator: MRILQRLRQTPESDAPRLEAESAFFSTVWHEGHPGPLVPWEARAVELGAKPLAARAARRKLQALWAHDRHLATLTPEALARLERYLHFAAVKAQRDVIHQDEYGNFMVVVLSGELVVNRRQPWGESLRLAQTGPGDLLGEMSLLDSGQRFSSCTTLVDSELAVLSAEALDDMLLHDPALAAQLIAILARKLSVRLRAVSSRLGPQSP; encoded by the coding sequence ATGCGCATCCTGCAGCGGCTGCGCCAGACGCCGGAGAGCGATGCGCCGCGGCTCGAGGCCGAGTCCGCGTTCTTCAGCACCGTCTGGCACGAGGGCCATCCCGGACCGTTGGTGCCCTGGGAGGCGCGCGCGGTCGAGCTGGGCGCAAAGCCGCTCGCGGCGCGCGCCGCGCGGCGCAAGCTGCAGGCGCTTTGGGCGCACGACCGCCATTTGGCGACCCTCACCCCCGAGGCGCTCGCGCGCCTGGAGCGCTACCTGCACTTTGCCGCCGTCAAGGCCCAGCGCGACGTCATCCATCAGGACGAATACGGCAACTTCATGGTGGTGGTGCTCAGCGGCGAGCTGGTCGTCAACCGCCGCCAGCCCTGGGGCGAATCGCTGCGCCTGGCGCAGACCGGCCCGGGCGACCTGCTGGGCGAGATGTCGCTGCTCGACAGCGGCCAGCGCTTTTCCAGCTGCACCACCCTGGTGGACAGCGAACTCGCGGTGCTCAGCGCCGAAGCCCTGGACGACATGCTGCTGCACGATCCGGCACTGGCCGCCCAATTGATCGCCATCCTCGCCCGCAAGCTCTCGGTGCGCCTGCGCGCCGTGAGCAGCCGGCTGGGGCCCCAGTCGCCTTGA
- a CDS encoding type IV pilus twitching motility protein PilT gives MDITQLLAFSVKNKASDLHLSAGLPPMIRVHGDVRRINVDALDHKTVHAMIYDIMNDAQRKVYDEFLEIDFSFEIEGLARFRVNAFNQYRGAAAVFRTIPSKILTLEQLNAPKIFAELALKPRGLVLVTGPTGSGKSTTLAAMVNYLNETEYGHILTVEDPIEFVHDSKKCLINQREVGPMTHSFAAALRSALREDPDAILVGEMRDLETIRLAMTAAETGHLVFGTLHTSSAAKTIDRIIDVFPAEEKEMVRAMLSESLQAVISQTLCKTKDGTGRVAAHEIMLGTSAIRNLIREAKVAQMYSTIQTSQNVGMQTLDQNLTDLVRRNLISAAEARTKAKIPDNFPG, from the coding sequence GTGGACATCACCCAACTGCTGGCGTTCAGCGTCAAGAACAAGGCCTCCGACCTGCATTTGTCGGCCGGTCTGCCGCCGATGATCCGCGTGCATGGCGACGTGCGCCGCATCAACGTCGACGCGCTGGACCACAAGACCGTCCACGCCATGATCTACGACATCATGAACGACGCCCAGCGCAAGGTCTACGACGAATTCCTCGAGATCGACTTCTCCTTCGAGATCGAAGGCCTGGCGCGCTTTCGCGTCAACGCCTTCAACCAGTACCGCGGCGCGGCGGCGGTGTTCCGCACCATTCCCAGCAAGATCCTGACGCTCGAGCAGCTCAACGCACCGAAGATCTTCGCCGAGCTCGCGCTCAAGCCGCGCGGCCTGGTGCTGGTCACCGGCCCCACCGGCTCGGGCAAGTCGACCACGCTGGCGGCCATGGTCAACTACCTCAATGAGACCGAGTACGGCCACATCCTCACCGTCGAGGACCCGATCGAGTTCGTCCACGACTCGAAGAAGTGCCTGATCAACCAGCGCGAGGTCGGCCCGATGACGCATTCTTTCGCGGCCGCACTGCGCTCGGCGCTGCGCGAAGACCCCGATGCCATCCTGGTGGGCGAAATGCGCGACCTGGAAACCATCCGCCTGGCGATGACCGCCGCCGAAACCGGCCATCTGGTGTTCGGCACGCTGCACACCTCGAGCGCCGCCAAGACCATCGACCGGATCATCGACGTCTTCCCCGCCGAGGAAAAGGAAATGGTGCGCGCCATGCTGTCGGAGTCGCTGCAGGCGGTCATCTCGCAGACGCTTTGCAAGACCAAGGACGGCACGGGCCGCGTGGCGGCGCACGAGATCATGCTCGGCACCAGCGCCATCCGCAACCTGATCCGCGAGGCCAAGGTGGCGCAGATGTATTCGACCATCCAGACCAGCCAGAACGTCGGCATGCAGACGCTGGATCAGAACCTCACCGACCTGGTGCGGCGCAACCTCATCAGCGCCGCCGAAGCCCGCACCAAGGCCAAGATCCCGGACAACTTCCCCGGTTGA
- a CDS encoding BON domain-containing protein yields MKIEIRRALCSGLACVLLGGALSACVPLVVGGGMVAGTLVAVDRRTAGTVVEDESIEVKAANRIRETMGDKARINVTSYNRQVLLTGEVGNETDKQALGRLVQSVDNVRAVVNETAVAPFTATLSQRSGDTFITGKVRASLMDAKDLQASAFKVVTENKIVYLMGIVTPREAKRAAEIARGVNDVTKVVRVFEVVSEDELARYQTKPAPVTTDAAPVSTPAP; encoded by the coding sequence ATGAAGATCGAGATCCGTCGTGCCCTGTGTTCGGGTTTGGCCTGTGTGCTGCTGGGAGGCGCGCTGTCCGCCTGCGTTCCGCTGGTCGTGGGGGGCGGCATGGTGGCCGGCACGCTGGTGGCCGTGGACCGGCGCACGGCCGGCACGGTGGTCGAGGACGAAAGCATCGAGGTCAAGGCCGCGAACCGCATTCGCGAGACCATGGGCGACAAGGCACGCATCAATGTGACCAGCTACAACCGCCAGGTGCTGCTGACCGGCGAAGTCGGCAACGAGACCGACAAGCAGGCGCTGGGCCGCCTGGTGCAGTCCGTCGACAATGTGCGCGCGGTGGTCAACGAGACCGCGGTCGCGCCCTTCACCGCGACGCTGAGCCAGCGCTCGGGCGACACCTTCATCACCGGCAAGGTGCGCGCCAGCCTCATGGACGCCAAGGACCTGCAGGCCTCGGCCTTCAAGGTCGTGACCGAGAACAAGATCGTCTACCTGATGGGCATCGTCACGCCGCGCGAAGCCAAGCGTGCCGCCGAGATCGCGCGCGGGGTCAATGACGTGACCAAGGTGGTGCGCGTGTTCGAGGTGGTTTCCGAGGACGAGCTGGCACGCTACCAGACCAAGCCGGCGCCGGTCACGACCGATGCGGCCCCCGTGTCCACGCCCGCGCCCTGA